Proteins encoded in a region of the Streptomyces sp. NBC_01471 genome:
- a CDS encoding purple acid phosphatase family protein yields MDTPRFGIPEKLAGRMNMAEQHEYLRTRLSRRGVLRTTAAGAAVTVAGSTLGTPSAYAAPAHRPTHSTPAVDGSLVAPFGRHLAYGADPRTQMRVSWQVPFAVKRPYIRIGTSPGDLSRKISAEVRHLTTPSLNGGKIAAAEQFYVHAGLDRLRAGTTYYYGVGHDGFDPADHRNMGTLGTFRTAPSRAESFTFTAFGDQGVSYHALGNDQLILGQNPAFHLHAGDICYADPSGSGQETDAYDARTWDQFLAQTETVAKTVPWMVTTGNHDMEAWYSPDGYGGQNARWSLPDNGPDPVNQPGVYSFVHGNVGVVALDANDVSYEIPANYGISGGKQTRWLDRRLGELRANRDVDFVVIFFHHCAFSTTNSHASEGGVREEWVPLFEKHQVDLVINGHNHVYERTDAILRNKVARKVPIGERTDPTRDGIVYVTAGGAGKSLYDFPAPDSYEGHLNDQESVPTYHWVKGGAKATETVEWSRVRYTGYSFLAVEVTTGRQAALKVSALAESGERIDHFEIRRGR; encoded by the coding sequence ATGGACACACCTCGCTTCGGTATCCCCGAGAAGCTCGCCGGCCGGATGAACATGGCCGAACAGCACGAGTACCTCCGCACCCGGCTCAGCCGGCGCGGAGTGCTCCGCACGACCGCCGCGGGCGCCGCGGTGACCGTCGCCGGCAGCACGCTGGGCACGCCGTCCGCGTACGCCGCACCCGCGCACCGCCCCACCCACTCCACTCCGGCCGTCGACGGCTCGCTGGTCGCCCCGTTCGGCAGGCACCTCGCCTACGGCGCGGACCCCAGGACGCAGATGCGGGTCTCCTGGCAGGTCCCGTTCGCGGTGAAGCGGCCGTACATCCGGATCGGCACCTCGCCCGGGGACCTGAGCCGGAAGATCAGCGCCGAGGTGCGGCACCTGACGACGCCCAGCCTGAACGGCGGCAAGATCGCCGCCGCCGAGCAGTTCTACGTGCACGCCGGACTCGACCGGCTGCGGGCGGGGACGACGTACTACTACGGCGTCGGGCACGACGGGTTCGACCCGGCCGACCACCGCAACATGGGCACTCTCGGCACCTTCCGCACCGCGCCGTCCCGCGCCGAGTCCTTCACGTTCACGGCCTTCGGCGACCAGGGCGTCAGCTACCACGCACTCGGCAACGACCAGCTGATCCTGGGCCAGAACCCTGCGTTCCACCTGCACGCGGGAGACATCTGCTACGCGGACCCGTCGGGCTCGGGCCAGGAGACGGACGCCTACGACGCCCGCACCTGGGACCAGTTCCTGGCCCAGACGGAGACCGTCGCGAAGACGGTGCCGTGGATGGTGACCACCGGCAACCACGACATGGAGGCCTGGTACTCCCCCGACGGCTACGGCGGCCAGAACGCCCGCTGGTCGCTGCCGGACAACGGCCCCGACCCGGTCAACCAGCCCGGTGTGTACTCGTTCGTGCACGGCAATGTGGGGGTCGTGGCACTCGACGCCAACGACGTCTCGTACGAGATCCCCGCCAACTACGGGATCAGTGGCGGCAAGCAGACCCGCTGGCTCGACCGACGCCTGGGCGAGCTGCGCGCGAACCGCGACGTCGACTTCGTCGTGATCTTCTTCCACCACTGCGCCTTCTCGACCACGAACTCGCACGCGTCGGAGGGCGGCGTGCGCGAGGAGTGGGTGCCGCTCTTCGAGAAGCACCAGGTGGACCTGGTCATCAACGGCCACAACCACGTGTACGAGCGCACCGACGCGATCCTGCGGAACAAGGTCGCGCGCAAGGTCCCGATCGGCGAGCGGACGGACCCGACGCGGGACGGCATCGTGTACGTGACCGCGGGCGGTGCGGGCAAGTCGCTGTACGACTTCCCGGCGCCCGACAGCTACGAGGGGCACCTCAACGATCAGGAGAGCGTGCCCACCTACCACTGGGTCAAGGGCGGCGCGAAGGCGACCGAGACCGTGGAGTGGTCGCGGGTGCGCTACACCGGCTACTCGTTCCTCGCGGTGGAGGTGACGACCGGCCGGCAGGCGGCGCTGAAGGTCAGCGCGCTCGCCGAATCGGGCGAGCGCATCGACCACTTCGAGATCCGCCGCGGCCGCTGA
- a CDS encoding amidase: protein MDREIQAFVPEPARTERIAAETAAVTARWPDPADRPPLFGVPVAVKDIIHVDALPTRAGSALPPEALAGRQATVVDRLRAAGAVIAGKTVTAEFAVLAPGPTRNPHNLAHTPGGSSSGSAAAVAAGMVPLAVGTQTVGSVIRPAAYCGVAAFKPTYGRIPMDGVIANAPSFDTLGLFAADVAGLLPALAAVCDNWHPYEAPAGAGPADGSPDLPVLAVPEGPYLDYAEPEALDVFATRVERLRAAGYTVRRVPVLADFEQVRAQLFTMNRYEVARTHAEWFAEYGALYRPETARAIREGQGITEVEYVRAQRERVAFRDRMASAMAGTDLWITPSATGPAPAGLTSTGSSVMCVPWSNAGLPSLTLPAGHAGNGLPLGLQCVGAAGDDERVLAWGARIEAALGEG, encoded by the coding sequence ATGGACCGTGAGATACAGGCTTTCGTCCCCGAACCGGCCCGCACCGAACGCATCGCGGCCGAGACGGCGGCAGTCACAGCCCGCTGGCCCGACCCCGCGGACCGGCCGCCCCTCTTCGGCGTCCCGGTCGCCGTCAAGGACATCATCCACGTCGACGCCCTGCCCACCCGGGCGGGTTCGGCCCTCCCGCCGGAGGCCCTGGCCGGGCGCCAGGCCACGGTCGTCGACCGGCTGCGCGCGGCGGGAGCGGTGATCGCGGGCAAGACGGTGACGGCCGAGTTCGCGGTACTGGCACCGGGGCCGACCCGTAACCCGCACAACCTCGCGCACACACCCGGCGGATCGAGCAGCGGCTCGGCGGCGGCGGTCGCGGCCGGGATGGTCCCGCTGGCCGTGGGGACCCAGACGGTCGGCTCGGTGATCCGCCCGGCGGCGTACTGCGGGGTGGCCGCCTTCAAACCGACGTACGGGCGCATACCGATGGACGGCGTCATCGCGAACGCCCCGAGCTTCGACACCCTCGGCCTCTTCGCGGCGGACGTGGCGGGGCTGCTGCCCGCGCTGGCGGCGGTCTGCGACAACTGGCACCCGTACGAGGCGCCCGCGGGCGCCGGCCCGGCCGACGGGTCGCCGGATCTGCCGGTGCTGGCGGTCCCCGAAGGCCCCTATCTGGACTACGCGGAACCGGAGGCACTCGATGTCTTCGCGACCCGGGTGGAGCGGCTGCGCGCGGCCGGGTACACGGTGCGGCGGGTCCCCGTGCTGGCCGACTTCGAGCAGGTCAGGGCCCAGCTCTTCACGATGAACCGCTACGAGGTGGCGCGTACGCACGCGGAGTGGTTCGCCGAGTACGGCGCGCTCTACCGGCCCGAGACGGCGCGGGCGATCCGGGAGGGCCAGGGCATCACGGAGGTGGAGTACGTACGGGCGCAGCGGGAGCGGGTCGCGTTCCGGGACCGGATGGCATCGGCGATGGCCGGAACCGACCTGTGGATCACTCCTTCGGCGACCGGCCCGGCCCCGGCGGGGCTGACCTCAACGGGCAGCTCCGTCATGTGCGTTCCCTGGAGCAACGCGGGGCTGCCGTCCCTGACGCTCCCGGCGGGACACGCGGGGAACGGGCTCCCGCTGGGGCTCCAGTGCGTGGGAGCGGCGGGGGACGACGAGCGGGTCCTGGCGTGGGGCGCGAGGATCGAAGCGGCGCTCGGGGAGGGGTGA
- a CDS encoding NACHT domain-containing NTPase, which yields MDPATLATRLASSVVVPLVKKLFVQEGPGAGVVDRPVRISALVSFRGEKRTLGERDLAGLAETLVGRALRSAPPGERPIGTDEERAVADAVSRTLGALGAIDIDDLQAVRLGTREFAGLLAAAEPGADRQLSADGARFHAALVETACLHILHFFTQRSTFVASTLVEQTRQLALLSEQMAALARRFPDRSAEDAAFEERYARDIVAGHNHLTIFGIELAHSPDSWPLDTAYLSLEAEFGVTGAAPPQPALPAEQALSGRDRVLLRGVAGSGKTTLVQWLAVAIARDALPAKLAGLRGRVPFVLPVRRFGEGGLPVPDDFLSAARYPRAGSQPAGWADRVMSDGRALLLVDGIDESSDADREQLRHALRGLLALYPGNVWLLTSRPSAVRENWLASEGFTELMLSPLSREGVAAFIQRWHRAAREGATDLDRLEHYEQTLLGAVRLNRDLGRLATNPLMCGLICALHRDRRGYLPRGRKALYDAALSMLLERRDRERDMHPTDGIDLTQEPKVQLLQKLAHWMLVNGRSEMDRSVAVDTLAQHLPSIPHAAEQGGPEEIYRHLLNRTGLLREPTPGSVDFVHRTFQDYLSARAAVERHDFDFLINHAHQDDWEEVVRMAVALARPDECAYLLDGLVAARKGARPVESRHRKLLAAASLEHATELDPAVRARVHRYTRDLARPTTLEGARALGWIGPIVLEMLPDPATVSDDEAHRLAVTATSVADDRAIGYLVRMRDRSSWAVRSQLAGAWRRYDTDTYADEIIAHLDEDGLDFPVSDMSELHALRRLGGRPRVLISGLFTPDQLLDGIVAERLTRLWLAYDLGVDLDWLGAFPHLTTLQVSSGVVRTLDGVPDGIEIVPV from the coding sequence GTGGATCCCGCAACACTCGCCACTCGACTTGCCTCAAGTGTCGTCGTACCACTGGTGAAGAAGCTGTTCGTCCAGGAGGGGCCCGGCGCGGGGGTGGTCGACCGCCCCGTACGGATATCCGCCCTCGTCTCGTTCCGGGGCGAGAAGCGGACGCTCGGCGAACGGGACCTCGCCGGACTCGCGGAGACCCTGGTCGGACGGGCGCTGCGGTCCGCCCCGCCGGGCGAGCGGCCCATCGGCACGGACGAGGAGCGGGCCGTCGCCGACGCGGTCTCCCGGACCCTGGGTGCGCTGGGCGCGATCGACATCGACGACCTCCAGGCGGTGCGGCTGGGCACCAGGGAGTTCGCCGGGCTGCTCGCCGCCGCCGAACCGGGAGCGGACCGCCAGCTGTCGGCCGACGGTGCGCGGTTCCACGCGGCGCTGGTGGAGACCGCCTGCCTGCACATTCTGCACTTCTTCACCCAGCGCTCGACATTCGTCGCGTCGACCCTCGTGGAGCAGACCCGTCAACTGGCCCTGCTGAGTGAGCAGATGGCTGCGCTCGCCCGGCGCTTTCCCGACCGGTCCGCCGAGGACGCCGCGTTCGAGGAGCGCTACGCGCGGGACATCGTCGCAGGCCACAACCACCTCACCATCTTCGGCATCGAGCTGGCCCACTCGCCGGACAGCTGGCCGCTGGACACCGCCTACCTCAGCCTGGAGGCGGAGTTCGGCGTCACCGGGGCCGCCCCGCCGCAGCCCGCGCTCCCCGCCGAGCAGGCCCTGTCCGGACGGGACCGGGTGCTGCTGCGCGGGGTGGCCGGCTCCGGCAAGACGACGCTCGTGCAGTGGCTGGCAGTGGCCATCGCGCGCGACGCCCTGCCCGCGAAGCTGGCCGGGCTGCGCGGCCGGGTGCCCTTCGTCCTGCCCGTACGGCGTTTCGGTGAGGGCGGACTGCCGGTCCCCGACGACTTCCTCTCCGCGGCCCGCTACCCCCGTGCGGGCTCCCAGCCGGCCGGCTGGGCCGACCGCGTCATGTCCGACGGACGGGCGCTGCTCCTGGTCGACGGCATAGACGAGTCCTCCGATGCGGACCGCGAGCAGCTCCGTCACGCACTGCGCGGGCTGCTCGCCCTCTACCCGGGCAACGTCTGGCTGCTGACCTCGCGGCCCTCCGCCGTACGGGAGAACTGGCTGGCATCCGAGGGCTTCACCGAGCTGATGCTCTCGCCGCTCAGCCGCGAGGGCGTCGCCGCGTTCATCCAGCGCTGGCACCGGGCGGCGCGGGAGGGGGCCACCGATCTCGACCGGCTCGAACACTATGAGCAGACGCTCCTGGGAGCGGTCCGCCTCAACCGCGACCTGGGCCGGCTCGCCACCAACCCGCTCATGTGCGGGCTGATCTGCGCCCTGCACCGGGACCGCCGCGGCTATCTGCCGCGCGGCCGCAAGGCGCTGTACGACGCGGCCCTGTCGATGCTGCTCGAACGGCGCGACCGCGAACGCGACATGCACCCCACCGACGGCATCGACCTCACCCAGGAACCCAAGGTCCAGCTGCTCCAGAAGCTGGCCCACTGGATGCTCGTCAACGGCCGCTCGGAGATGGACCGTTCCGTCGCGGTGGACACCCTCGCCCAGCACCTGCCGTCCATCCCGCACGCCGCTGAACAGGGCGGGCCGGAGGAGATCTACCGCCATCTGCTCAACCGGACCGGTCTGCTGCGCGAACCCACGCCCGGCTCGGTGGACTTCGTGCACCGGACCTTCCAGGACTACCTGAGCGCCCGCGCCGCCGTGGAACGCCACGACTTCGACTTCCTGATCAACCACGCCCACCAGGACGACTGGGAGGAGGTCGTCCGGATGGCGGTGGCCCTGGCCAGGCCCGACGAGTGCGCGTACCTGCTGGACGGGCTGGTAGCCGCCCGCAAGGGCGCGCGGCCGGTGGAGTCCCGGCACCGCAAACTGCTCGCCGCGGCCAGCCTCGAACACGCCACGGAACTCGACCCCGCCGTACGGGCCAGGGTCCACCGCTACACCCGGGACCTGGCCAGGCCGACCACGCTGGAAGGGGCCCGCGCGCTCGGCTGGATCGGGCCGATCGTCCTGGAGATGCTGCCGGACCCGGCGACGGTCTCCGACGACGAGGCGCACCGCCTCGCGGTCACCGCCACATCGGTGGCCGACGACCGGGCGATCGGGTACCTGGTCCGGATGCGGGACCGCTCGTCCTGGGCCGTGCGCTCGCAGCTCGCCGGTGCCTGGCGGCGCTACGACACCGACACCTACGCGGACGAGATCATCGCCCATCTCGACGAGGACGGCCTCGACTTCCCCGTGTCGGACATGTCGGAGCTGCACGCGCTGCGCCGGCTCGGCGGCCGGCCGCGGGTGCTGATCTCCGGCCTGTTCACACCGGACCAGCTGCTCGACGGAATCGTCGCCGAGCGGCTGACCAGGCTGTGGCTCGCGTACGACCTGGGGGTGGACCTGGACTGGCTGGGCGCCTTCCCGCACCTCACCACGCTCCAGGTGAGCAGCGGGGTGGTGCGGACTCTCGACGGGGTGCCCGACGGCATCGAGATCGTCCCGGTCTGA
- a CDS encoding branched-chain amino acid aminotransferase, which yields MTTLPIELKPSSNPLSDAEREALLARPGFGRHFTDHMVTIKWTEGRGWHDAQLVPYAPLSLDPANMTLHYGQEIFEGLKAYRQPDGSVATFRPEANAKRFQLSARRLAMAELPVETFLDACDALVQQDKAWVPAHGGEESLYLRPFMIATEVGLGVKPANEYLFIVIASPAGAYFEGGVKPVSIWLSEDRVRAVPGGMGEAKTGGNYAASLLAQAEAARQGCDQVAYLDAVEHKWVEELGGMNLCFVYGGGDGRKPKIVTPRLTGSLLAGVTRDSLLSVARDLGYDAEEGRVSIDQWRRDTENGSLTEVFACGTAAVITPVGTVKSAGGEWTQGDGTPGEVTLALRAALLDIQRGIGEDKHGWMHPLG from the coding sequence ATGACGACGCTCCCGATCGAGCTCAAGCCCTCCTCCAACCCGTTGTCCGACGCGGAGCGGGAGGCGCTGCTGGCCCGCCCCGGATTCGGCCGCCATTTCACCGACCACATGGTCACCATCAAGTGGACCGAGGGGCGCGGCTGGCACGACGCCCAGCTCGTCCCTTACGCACCGCTCTCCCTGGACCCGGCGAACATGACCCTGCACTACGGGCAGGAGATCTTCGAGGGCCTCAAGGCGTACCGCCAGCCCGACGGCTCGGTGGCGACCTTCCGCCCGGAGGCCAACGCCAAGCGCTTCCAGCTCTCCGCGCGCCGCCTCGCCATGGCCGAGCTGCCGGTCGAGACCTTCCTCGACGCGTGCGACGCGCTGGTCCAGCAGGACAAGGCATGGGTTCCGGCCCACGGCGGCGAGGAGTCCCTCTATCTGCGTCCGTTCATGATCGCCACCGAGGTCGGTCTGGGCGTGAAGCCCGCCAACGAGTACCTCTTCATCGTGATCGCCTCGCCGGCCGGCGCCTACTTCGAGGGCGGCGTCAAGCCGGTCTCGATCTGGCTGTCCGAGGACCGGGTGCGCGCCGTGCCCGGCGGCATGGGCGAGGCCAAGACCGGCGGGAACTACGCCGCGTCCCTGCTCGCCCAGGCCGAGGCCGCCCGCCAGGGCTGCGACCAGGTCGCCTACCTGGACGCCGTCGAGCACAAGTGGGTCGAGGAACTGGGCGGCATGAACCTGTGCTTCGTGTACGGGGGCGGGGACGGCCGCAAGCCGAAGATCGTCACACCCCGGCTCACCGGCTCGCTGCTGGCGGGCGTCACCCGCGACTCGCTGCTCTCCGTCGCCCGCGACCTCGGCTACGACGCCGAGGAGGGCCGGGTCTCCATCGACCAGTGGCGCCGCGACACGGAGAACGGCTCGCTCACCGAGGTCTTCGCCTGCGGCACGGCGGCGGTCATCACCCCCGTCGGGACGGTGAAGTCGGCCGGCGGCGAGTGGACGCAGGGCGACGGCACCCCCGGCGAGGTCACGCTGGCACTGCGGGCCGCGCTGCTGGACATCCAGCGGGGGATCGGCGAGGACAAGCACGGGTGGATGCACCCGCTGGGCTGA
- a CDS encoding cytosine permease, with the protein MPIEQRGVDTIPDAERTSGPRDLISILLGSNLCLGVIIFGWLPVSFGLGLWPAVTSVIAGTVVGTLLTAPLALVSLRTGTNLSTSSGAQFGVRGRLIGSIVGLLLSLGYTALTLWTGGDVMIGALSRLTGLPDNGLMHALVYALLAALTVTGAVYGYRILLRLSKALAVGMTLLLVLGLFAYAPDFTTHAAPHTGYLLGSFWPTWFLSAVAAGLSGPIAFITLLGDYTRYVSPRRHTSRAVLTATCFGLILGLLVPQLFGTYTALAARSAVDFAGPLVTASPGWYLIPLLLAASAGSVGNAGLMLYSMGLDLDAILPRATRARATLVVAGVATLFVFVGHFAWNAQSAMTSFVLLLTAIGTPWAVITVVGYVRCRGQYDSEALQVFNRRSRGGVYWYRSGWNVRASVAWAAGAAVGLCAVSTPFYEGPLLHLTGGVDCSFLFSGAVGGLVYAALTRRTAPAAGLAANPADPSETPAGALAEL; encoded by the coding sequence GTGCCGATCGAACAGCGCGGAGTCGACACCATCCCGGACGCGGAGCGCACCAGCGGCCCGCGCGATCTCATCAGCATCCTGCTGGGGTCCAACCTCTGCCTGGGAGTGATCATCTTCGGCTGGCTCCCGGTCTCCTTCGGCCTCGGTCTGTGGCCCGCCGTCACCTCCGTGATCGCCGGCACCGTCGTCGGCACCCTGCTCACCGCGCCGCTCGCCCTGGTCTCCCTGCGGACCGGCACCAACCTCTCCACATCGAGCGGCGCCCAGTTCGGCGTACGCGGCCGGCTCATCGGCTCGATCGTCGGCCTGCTGCTCTCGCTCGGTTACACGGCGCTGACGCTCTGGACCGGCGGCGACGTGATGATCGGGGCACTGTCCCGGCTGACCGGACTGCCGGACAACGGCCTGATGCACGCACTCGTCTACGCGCTGCTCGCTGCCCTCACCGTCACCGGCGCGGTGTACGGATACCGGATCCTGCTGCGCCTCAGCAAGGCGCTCGCCGTCGGCATGACGCTGCTGCTGGTGCTCGGGCTCTTCGCGTACGCCCCCGACTTCACCACCCACGCGGCCCCGCACACCGGGTATCTGCTCGGCTCCTTCTGGCCCACCTGGTTCCTCTCGGCCGTCGCCGCGGGACTCAGCGGCCCCATCGCCTTCATCACCCTGCTCGGCGACTACACCCGCTATGTCTCGCCGCGCCGCCACACCTCCCGCGCCGTCCTGACCGCCACCTGTTTCGGCCTGATACTCGGGCTGCTGGTCCCGCAGCTCTTCGGCACGTACACCGCGCTCGCCGCCCGCTCGGCCGTCGACTTCGCGGGACCGCTCGTCACCGCGTCGCCCGGCTGGTACCTGATCCCGCTCCTGCTCGCGGCATCGGCCGGTTCGGTCGGCAACGCCGGACTGATGCTCTACTCGATGGGCCTGGACCTCGACGCGATCCTGCCGCGCGCCACCCGCGCGCGGGCGACCCTGGTGGTGGCGGGCGTCGCCACCCTCTTCGTCTTCGTCGGCCACTTCGCCTGGAACGCGCAGTCGGCCATGACCTCGTTCGTCCTGCTGCTCACCGCCATCGGCACGCCCTGGGCGGTGATCACCGTCGTCGGGTACGTCCGGTGCAGGGGCCAGTACGACTCGGAGGCCCTCCAGGTCTTCAACCGCCGCTCCAGGGGCGGGGTCTACTGGTACCGCTCGGGCTGGAACGTCCGGGCGTCGGTCGCGTGGGCGGCCGGCGCCGCCGTGGGCCTGTGCGCGGTCTCCACACCGTTCTACGAGGGCCCCCTGCTGCACCTCACCGGCGGGGTGGACTGCAGCTTCCTCTTCTCCGGCGCGGTCGGCGGGCTGGTCTACGCGGCCCTGACCCGGCGCACGGCCCCGGCCGCCGGCCTCGCGGCGAACCCGGCGGACCCTTCCGAGACCCCTGCCGGAGCGCTCGCGGAGTTGTAG
- a CDS encoding PadR family transcriptional regulator: protein MAADRRSSWLKGVLDLLVLSCLTAGESYGYEIAKALATAGLGEIKGGTLYPVLNRLEEAGLATGEFRATERGPGRRYYRLTEAGRRALAEQSASWLEFHRAVRTTLYPGGTGDMS, encoded by the coding sequence ATGGCCGCAGACCGCAGATCCAGCTGGCTCAAGGGCGTTCTGGACCTCCTCGTCCTCTCCTGCCTCACCGCCGGCGAGAGCTACGGATACGAGATCGCCAAGGCGCTCGCCACCGCCGGGCTCGGCGAGATCAAGGGCGGGACGCTCTATCCCGTGCTGAACAGGCTCGAAGAGGCCGGGCTGGCCACCGGGGAGTTCCGCGCCACGGAGCGGGGGCCGGGGCGGCGCTACTACCGCCTGACCGAAGCGGGCCGGCGGGCGCTCGCCGAACAGAGCGCTTCCTGGCTGGAGTTCCACAGGGCCGTGCGGACCACGCTGTATCCAGGGGGAACAGGGGACATGTCATGA
- a CDS encoding 3-isopropylmalate dehydrogenase — protein MSRSLNLAVIPGDGIGQEVVAQGLKVLNAVLPQDVKLETEEYDLGAQRWHRTGETLPDAELESLKRHDAILLGAIGDPSVPSGVLERGLLLKLRFAFDHFVNLRPSKLFPNTATPLAGRPDIDFIVVREGTEGPYTGNGGSLRTGTPAEIATEVSVNTAYGVERVVRDAFARAQARPRKKLTLVHKNNVLVYAGHMWKNIFDKVSQEFPDVTTDYLHVDAATIFFVTQPERFDVIVTDNLFGDILTDLAAAVTGGIGLAASGNINPTGTFPSMFEPVHGSAPDIAGTGKADPTATILSVALLLRHLGHESEAARIEDAVSADLAERGTEPRTTDEIGDALAVRVAG, from the coding sequence ATGTCTCGCAGCCTCAATCTCGCAGTGATCCCCGGTGACGGCATCGGCCAGGAAGTCGTGGCCCAGGGCCTCAAGGTCCTGAACGCGGTCCTTCCTCAGGATGTGAAGCTGGAGACCGAGGAGTACGACCTCGGAGCCCAGCGCTGGCACCGCACCGGTGAGACCCTCCCGGACGCCGAACTGGAATCGCTCAAGCGGCACGACGCGATCCTGCTCGGCGCGATCGGTGACCCCTCGGTTCCGTCGGGTGTTCTGGAGCGCGGTCTGCTGCTCAAGCTCCGCTTCGCCTTCGACCACTTCGTCAACCTCCGCCCCTCGAAGCTGTTCCCGAACACGGCCACCCCGCTCGCGGGCCGCCCGGACATCGACTTCATCGTCGTCCGTGAGGGCACCGAGGGCCCGTACACCGGCAACGGCGGCAGCCTGCGCACCGGCACGCCCGCCGAGATCGCGACCGAGGTCAGCGTGAACACGGCGTACGGCGTCGAGCGGGTCGTCCGCGACGCGTTCGCCCGCGCCCAGGCGCGTCCGCGCAAGAAGCTGACGCTGGTGCACAAGAACAACGTCCTCGTCTACGCCGGCCACATGTGGAAGAACATCTTCGACAAGGTGAGCCAGGAGTTCCCGGACGTCACCACCGACTATCTGCACGTCGACGCCGCGACGATCTTCTTCGTCACACAGCCCGAGCGCTTCGACGTCATCGTCACCGACAACCTCTTCGGCGACATCCTGACCGACCTCGCCGCTGCCGTGACCGGCGGCATCGGCCTGGCGGCCTCCGGCAACATCAACCCGACGGGCACCTTCCCGTCGATGTTCGAGCCGGTGCACGGTTCGGCGCCCGACATCGCGGGCACCGGCAAGGCCGACCCGACGGCCACGATCCTCTCCGTCGCCCTCCTGCTGCGCCACCTCGGCCACGAGTCCGAGGCCGCCCGCATCGAGGACGCCGTCTCCGCCGACCTGGCGGAGCGCGGTACGGAGCCGCGTACGACCGACGAGATCGGCGACGCGCTCGCGGTACGAGTAGCGGGCTGA